CGGCATTTAAGCCTACCCCGTCTGTGGCGCAGCCCCAGAAGACAGTGACGCGCCAGGGCGCGGAAACAGAGATTCAAATTAAGGGGCGTCATGACCCTATTGTTGTTCCCCGGGCAGTGGTGGTAGTGGAAGCCATGGCAGCGCTTACCACTGCAGATTTACTGCTTGCCAACATGGCCTCCAGAATGGACAGGATCCATGCCTTTTACGGCCGGTCATCGGCTTTGGAAGGTGACTTGGAAACTTGATAAAATCCGGCATTTATGATATGTTAAATGCCGGATATATTTTACGCGGTAATGAACGGAACAAATATGCCTGCATATTCATTCGGCGAATGCCGCGGCAAATAAGAAAAACCCACAAAGCGTGTTTTTTCTTATTTTACTCAGACAACGGTATGGCGGACATGTCTGCATGTTCTGCCGGCAATGACAGAATAACAGGAGAATGACGATGAAGATTGCAATGGGAAATGACCATACGGCCATAGAAATGAAGAATTACATTAAGGAATTTGTAGAGAGCAAGGGATATGAGGTGATCGACTTTGGAACCAATTCCACAGAAAGCTGCGATTATCCGGAGTATGGGGAAAAGGTAGGACGCGCTGTTGCAGACGGAGAAGCTGATTTGGGAATCGCAATCTGCGGAACAGGAGTGGGAATCTCCCTTTCCTGCAATAAGGTCAGAGGGATCCGGGCCTGCGTCTGCAGCGAACCCTATACTGCAAAGCTTTCCAGAATGCACAATGATTCCAATGTGCTCTGCTTTGGAGCCCGTGTCATTGGAGTGGAAATGGCAAAGATGATCACGGAAGAATGGTTGGATGCCAAGTACGAGGGCGGAAGGCATCAGCGCCGGGTGGATATGGTAATGGATATCGAAAAAAGAAGCTAAAAAATATGGGAGGGGGAAACATATGAAAAAGATCGGGTTTATCGGAATTGGAATTATGGGAAAGTCCATGGTGCGCAATTTAATGAAGGCAGGTTATGAGGTGGCAGTATACTCAAGAACCAGGAGTAAGGCAGAGGATGTCATTTCAGAGGGAGCCATATGGTGCGAAGATGTGAAGGCATGCTCCAAAGGCAGGGATGCGGTCATCTCCATCGTAGGATATCCTAAGGATGTGGAAGAGGTCTATTTCGGGGAAAATGGGATCATCGCAAACGCAGACAAGGGAACCTGCCTGATTGACATGACCACCACAAGCCCAAAGCTTGCTGTGCGGATTTATGAGGAAGCAAAACAGGCAGGGCTAAAGGCCCTGGATGCCCCGGTGACAGGAGGAGATACCGGGGCAAGAGAAGGAACCCTTACCATACTGGCTGGAGGAGATAAGGATACTTATGACCACTGCCTTCCTGTTTTTGAAGCAATGGGAAAGGCCATCCAATATGAGGGAAAGGCCGGAAACGGCCAGCACACCAAAATGTGCAATCAGATCGCCATTGCAGGAGCTATTTCCGGGGTCTGCGAGGCAATGGCCTATGCAAAGGCCAATGGCCTTGACGTAGGGACCATGGTGGACTCCATCGCTACCGGTGCAGCAGGAAGTGCCCAGTTAAATGCAATGGCTCCCAGAATCCTTTCCGGGGACTTTGCCCCAGGGTTCTTTATCAAGCATTTTATCAAGGACATGAAGCTTGCAGCCGAGGAAGCGGAAGATACCGGCATACGGCTTGGTGTGCTTGATTACGTACTTTCCATGTATGAAACCATGGCTGCCTCTGGCCATGAAGACGAGGGAACACAGGCTTTGGTCAAATATTACCAGTGGTAAGAGATATATAAAAACGCAGGCAGAAATGCCCTCTACCAGTAAGGATGTTTTCAGCTCTTGAGATTTGCCGTAGGATGTTAAGTCCTACGGCTTTTCTCTTGGCCTAAACCCTGCCAACAAAATTGAAATTATCCTATGTGTGGGGGGCACCTCGCCCATTTTATTTTACCTGTAACAGCGCTACTAGTTCAATTTAGAATCTTTCATTTATTGCAGTATAAAATAAATTGTTTGCTTGACAATCATTATATATGTATGCTATGCTTACATATGAAGTTAGATGAAACTAACTGAATTTCTGTTAGAGGAAGGAGGATTTCAGCATGGCATACAACGTGGAAAATAGTCCCGGCAGATACTATCAAATTATGCACAATTATCAAGAAGCCCAACTGCTTTTTGCGGCCATTCGTTTGAATGTATTCTCGCATCTCGATGCTCCACAGACGGCAGATGCGGTTGCGGCGGCTCTCGATTGCGATAAGAGACAGATTGAATTATTGTTGCTTTCCCTGACCTCCTGCGGATGGGTAAACAGGCAGGGGGATTTTTATTTCAATACGCCGGAAACCAAGGATTTCTTGTCCCGGAGCAGCGAGGTATTCTTGGGGGATGCTCTGCTTTTTCGTGAGAACATGACCTCGCTGGCAAGGCTGGAGCAACAGGTGAAATCATCCGACACGCCCAAGACTACTTATGATTTTTCGGAGATGGCAAGGGTTACTATTCCTGAACTATATACCGGGCGGGTGCAGGCCTTTTTGAACCAGATGACCAAGCTGTATCCTGATACTGAGCGCCCCTTGCATCTCTTAGATTTAGGCGGTGGAACAGGTATCTTAGCGATTGAGTTTGCAAAGAAGTTTACTAACAGCAAAGCAACGATCTTTGAAGCCCCCGATGTAGCAGAGGTCACAAAAGAGATTGTGAGTCAGCATCATGGGGAACGGCGAGTTGATGTGATTGCCGGAGACTTTAATGCGGATGTTCTTGGCGGCCCTTACGATGTGATTATCGCCTCCGGTATTCTGAACTTTGTGAAAGGTAATCTGTCGGATTTCATTGGTAAAATATCCGCATCTTTAATGGAAGGCGGATATTTGTTGATTGTCGGTCAGTACGCGGAACACGAGCAGAACGCTCCACCCAATATGCTCAGTTGGCTGTCAGGGTTGCTGAACGGTGCGCCTCTGCCCCCCAGCAGTCGGGAAATTGGATTGGCTGTACAAGACGCAGGGCTGACAGTGGCCGACCGCATGGAGGATGCGCGGTATGAAGGACAAATCTATCGCAAGGGAGTATCTAATTCAGATGTTTGTTCGGGCGACGTCATTCGCTCTTTTATTGAACTGAACGAACAAATTTCCAACACGAAAACCAATATCCTTGACTTTGGCAGTGAGGACATGACCTTCTATCGAGGGGAAATCCACATTATCAAAATGATTGGTGATTTTCCAGGTATTCACAGCGCTGAGCTTGCTCGGAAATTCGGTATTACCCGACCTGTCGTTCACAAGACGCTGCAAAAGCTCATGGAGCAGGGATTGATTATAAAAGAGGATGATACCGAGGATAAAAAACGCAGTCTGCTCTACCTGACTGAAAAAGGGAAGGTCGCCTATCGGGAACATGAGAAATATCACAACGAGCAGGATAAGGCGCTTTTCGATTTCCTTGCAGATATGCCCGGCGAAAAATTAGCCGCCATCAAGGGCTTTTTGGACAACGCAATCGGTCTCATTAAAAACCATGCGTAATCCAATCAGCGTCATATCAGAGCGAAAGCGGGGTGGTGATGTGGAAAAAACCGAATGGGTTCGGTGTCCTGTATGCGGACATAAAACGAGGGTTCAAATTCGGGAAGATACAGTTTTGATTCGGTTTCCCCTGTTTTGCCCGAAGTGCAAGCACGAAAATTTAATCAATGTGAAAAATTATAAAGTTTTTATTGCAGATAGGCCAGACGCTAAGACGCAGTGCCGGTAAAACATATGGGTGTTTTATCGGTATTGCGTTTTTTCTGTGTATTGAGGGGAGGTAATGCTTTGAATCAAGACTTATTGGTCAAAGAAATGAAAAGAAAAAATACCGGCTCGAATCTTCTGATTGCAGTCGGTGCGGTGCTGGACTTGGTTCCACGATTTTTAACAATTCACATGGCAGCATCTTTCATTGCTGGACAGCTTACATGGAGGACGATTGGGCTGGCTGGAGGTCTCATGCTTTTGTCCATGGTCCTAAAATCGGGGTGTTTTTACTTTTCCACATGGATGGCACACAAGGCAGCATATACCACCTTGACCGATTTGCGGTTGCGGCTGATTCGCCATCTGAAAAAGCTGCCGATTCGCTT
The nucleotide sequence above comes from Lacrimispora sp. BS-2. Encoded proteins:
- the rpiB gene encoding ribose 5-phosphate isomerase B; the encoded protein is MKIAMGNDHTAIEMKNYIKEFVESKGYEVIDFGTNSTESCDYPEYGEKVGRAVADGEADLGIAICGTGVGISLSCNKVRGIRACVCSEPYTAKLSRMHNDSNVLCFGARVIGVEMAKMITEEWLDAKYEGGRHQRRVDMVMDIEKRS
- a CDS encoding NAD(P)-dependent oxidoreductase yields the protein MKKIGFIGIGIMGKSMVRNLMKAGYEVAVYSRTRSKAEDVISEGAIWCEDVKACSKGRDAVISIVGYPKDVEEVYFGENGIIANADKGTCLIDMTTTSPKLAVRIYEEAKQAGLKALDAPVTGGDTGAREGTLTILAGGDKDTYDHCLPVFEAMGKAIQYEGKAGNGQHTKMCNQIAIAGAISGVCEAMAYAKANGLDVGTMVDSIATGAAGSAQLNAMAPRILSGDFAPGFFIKHFIKDMKLAAEEAEDTGIRLGVLDYVLSMYETMAASGHEDEGTQALVKYYQW
- a CDS encoding methyltransferase domain-containing protein, with the protein product MAYNVENSPGRYYQIMHNYQEAQLLFAAIRLNVFSHLDAPQTADAVAAALDCDKRQIELLLLSLTSCGWVNRQGDFYFNTPETKDFLSRSSEVFLGDALLFRENMTSLARLEQQVKSSDTPKTTYDFSEMARVTIPELYTGRVQAFLNQMTKLYPDTERPLHLLDLGGGTGILAIEFAKKFTNSKATIFEAPDVAEVTKEIVSQHHGERRVDVIAGDFNADVLGGPYDVIIASGILNFVKGNLSDFIGKISASLMEGGYLLIVGQYAEHEQNAPPNMLSWLSGLLNGAPLPPSSREIGLAVQDAGLTVADRMEDARYEGQIYRKGVSNSDVCSGDVIRSFIELNEQISNTKTNILDFGSEDMTFYRGEIHIIKMIGDFPGIHSAELARKFGITRPVVHKTLQKLMEQGLIIKEDDTEDKKRSLLYLTEKGKVAYREHEKYHNEQDKALFDFLADMPGEKLAAIKGFLDNAIGLIKNHA
- a CDS encoding cysteine-rich KTR domain-containing protein, coding for MRNPISVISERKRGGDVEKTEWVRCPVCGHKTRVQIREDTVLIRFPLFCPKCKHENLINVKNYKVFIADRPDAKTQCR